In a genomic window of Neosynechococcus sphagnicola sy1:
- a CDS encoding alpha/beta fold hydrolase has protein sequence MLQFQPPGFGQRQVKTSLGVMVYYAPLSLPWQRVPESGSGSELVFLHNFGGGASAYEWSKVYPAFAATHRVLAPDLIGWGQSAHPLRDYQLSDYLITLVEFIERACHPPVTVLASSFTGALTIRLAIQRPELFQALYLVCPAGFKDFGQEAGRRLPLELIGTPLVDQIIYALGAANEFAVRNFLQQFLFAKPERISDEMVAAFLASAQQPGAEYAALAFLKGNLYFDLALYLPQLSIPTRFFWGTQAQFTPLALGRRLAQLNPEAVVGFEAIAGAGVLPHLEVPEIVIGLMNRHLGDRG, from the coding sequence ATGCTGCAATTTCAACCGCCTGGTTTCGGGCAGCGGCAAGTTAAGACCAGTCTTGGGGTCATGGTTTACTATGCCCCCCTCAGCCTCCCTTGGCAAAGGGTACCTGAATCAGGCTCTGGTTCGGAGCTGGTGTTCTTACACAATTTTGGCGGCGGTGCCTCTGCTTACGAATGGTCGAAGGTCTACCCAGCCTTTGCCGCCACCCATCGGGTGCTGGCTCCAGATCTGATTGGTTGGGGCCAGTCCGCCCATCCCTTGCGGGACTATCAGCTTTCAGACTATCTGATCACCCTGGTGGAGTTTATTGAGCGCGCCTGTCATCCCCCTGTGACGGTGCTGGCTTCGTCGTTTACGGGGGCGCTGACCATTCGCCTGGCCATCCAGCGGCCGGAATTATTCCAGGCACTCTATCTCGTTTGCCCCGCTGGGTTTAAGGATTTTGGCCAGGAAGCCGGACGCCGGTTACCACTGGAACTGATTGGAACACCGTTAGTCGATCAGATCATTTATGCCCTGGGTGCCGCCAATGAGTTTGCTGTACGCAACTTTTTACAGCAGTTTTTGTTTGCTAAACCCGAGCGGATCTCTGATGAGATGGTGGCAGCCTTTTTAGCCTCTGCCCAACAACCTGGTGCAGAATATGCAGCCCTAGCTTTTTTGAAGGGGAATCTCTATTTTGATCTCGCGCTTTATCTGCCCCAGTTATCGATTCCGACCCGGTTCTTCTGGGGAACCCAAGCTCAGTTTACCCCCCTCGCCTTAGGACGACGATTAGCGCAGCTCAATCCTGAAGCCGTGGTAGGTTTCGAGGCGATCGCAGGTGCTGGGGTTCTCCCCCATTTAGAGGTTCCAGAAATTGTGATTGGACTCATGAACCGACATCTAGGCGATCGCGGCTGA
- the cax gene encoding calcium/proton exchanger, protein MSIKTKILLGMLVFVPIAMGAQWLHLNPLIVFLVSGLAIIPLAAWIANSTEEIATVIGPAFGGLLNATFGNATEMIIAIVALRSGLVEVVKASITGSIIANLLLAIGLSTLLGGIRFSEQKFQPTVARLNSSSLILAVIVMVTPTIMHETSAGLKPEILNYFSYAAAVLLLLFYCLMLYFSMKTHRSLYQLEELESEAHGAPEAAAHPTINLKLQLGVLLGATIVLVFISDILVESLQETIKTVGLSPLFTGVILIPLFGGVVEYITCITFALKNKMEVAMAVAIGSSLQIALFVAPILVLVGWLMGQPMNLDFNPFEIVAVAMAVIICNSISSDGSSNWLEGVLLLITYIILGTAFYFHP, encoded by the coding sequence ATGTCGATCAAAACTAAAATCTTGCTGGGAATGTTAGTATTTGTACCCATTGCTATGGGAGCACAATGGTTACATCTGAATCCGCTGATTGTATTTTTAGTATCAGGATTGGCAATTATTCCCCTTGCCGCCTGGATTGCCAACTCCACCGAGGAAATTGCAACGGTGATTGGGCCAGCTTTCGGGGGGTTGTTAAATGCCACCTTTGGCAATGCCACTGAAATGATCATCGCCATTGTGGCGTTGAGAAGTGGGTTGGTTGAAGTGGTTAAAGCCAGTATTACGGGATCTATCATTGCCAATTTGCTCCTGGCAATTGGGCTGTCAACTCTGCTGGGAGGTATTCGCTTCTCAGAGCAGAAGTTTCAACCAACGGTTGCCCGACTCAACAGCTCTTCTCTGATCCTAGCGGTGATTGTGATGGTTACCCCCACCATCATGCATGAAACCTCTGCAGGCTTGAAACCGGAGATTCTGAATTATTTCTCCTATGCTGCGGCGGTACTGTTGCTGCTGTTTTATTGCCTGATGCTATATTTCTCGATGAAAACCCATCGCAGTCTTTATCAATTAGAAGAACTGGAATCCGAAGCCCATGGGGCGCCTGAAGCTGCCGCCCACCCCACCATCAACCTGAAGTTGCAATTGGGAGTTCTACTGGGTGCCACCATTGTGCTGGTGTTCATTTCCGATATTTTGGTAGAAAGTCTGCAAGAAACCATCAAAACCGTAGGCTTATCTCCCCTATTTACCGGGGTGATTCTGATCCCATTGTTTGGGGGGGTTGTAGAGTATATTACCTGCATCACTTTTGCCCTCAAGAACAAGATGGAAGTAGCCATGGCGGTGGCCATTGGATCAAGCTTGCAAATTGCTCTGTTTGTGGCACCGATCCTGGTGCTGGTTGGCTGGCTGATGGGTCAACCGATGAATCTAGATTTCAATCCCTTTGAAATCGTGGCCGTGGCCATGGCGGTGATCATTTGCAACTCCATTAGTAGCGATGGGAGTTCCAACTGGTTGGAGGGGGTTTTACTACTGATTACCTATATTATTTTGGGAACTGCTTTTTACTTCCATCCCTGA
- a CDS encoding CCA tRNA nucleotidyltransferase has protein sequence MPGLSLPTASPTLSPHLWPFSPQWLPTSTYLVGGAVRDALLERPVDRLDLDFVLAEKAVETAAAIAHHYDAGFVLLDAERQIARVVFDHATADFALQVGSSLEMDLQRRDFTVNAIAYSPHTQELHDPLRGYRDLEKRLIRMVCLDNLREDPLRLLRAYRQAAQLGFSLEPGTQVGIRQLAACLADVAAERVQSELRYLLSSAAGTAWLTTAWQDGLFAGWFAQATLQSLANIAALDWAAVSLEAICPGFSQVLHSKVRDSAFATKPEGLHQATPACNRDRNWLTTAKLVCLLPPTPDQAEAELQRLKYSRAELRAVMVVLKYLPRLLSPGAVLTLRDQYYFFQEIGPVFPTLAVLAVALGMPLAAIAPLGQRFLTLSDPVAHPVSLVTGQQLMTGLDLPPGPLIGKLLSALQLAQAEGTITTPDAALELAAQLLQAGTLGARDGKEGR, from the coding sequence ATGCCTGGCCTCTCGCTCCCTACTGCCTCTCCAACCCTGTCGCCGCACCTGTGGCCATTTAGCCCTCAATGGCTCCCGACTTCTACCTATCTAGTGGGAGGAGCCGTGCGAGATGCCCTCTTAGAGCGTCCGGTGGATCGCCTTGATTTAGATTTTGTATTGGCGGAGAAGGCGGTTGAAACGGCGGCGGCGATCGCCCACCACTATGATGCGGGATTTGTGCTCCTGGATGCAGAGCGACAAATTGCTCGGGTGGTGTTTGACCACGCCACCGCGGATTTTGCCCTGCAGGTTGGCTCTAGTCTGGAGATGGATCTACAGCGGCGAGATTTCACTGTCAATGCGATCGCCTATAGTCCCCATACCCAGGAATTACACGACCCGCTGCGAGGGTATCGGGATCTGGAAAAGCGCTTGATTCGCATGGTTTGCCTTGACAATTTACGGGAAGACCCATTACGACTCCTGAGGGCCTATCGTCAGGCTGCGCAATTGGGGTTTTCCCTGGAGCCGGGGACCCAGGTGGGAATTCGGCAGCTGGCCGCGTGTCTAGCAGACGTTGCGGCTGAACGGGTTCAGAGTGAATTGCGTTACTTGCTGAGTTCAGCAGCCGGCACAGCTTGGTTGACCACGGCTTGGCAGGATGGACTGTTTGCCGGTTGGTTTGCCCAAGCGACGCTGCAAAGTTTAGCCAATATTGCGGCTCTAGATTGGGCTGCTGTTTCCCTGGAGGCAATCTGTCCGGGCTTTTCCCAAGTCCTCCACAGTAAAGTCCGAGATAGTGCCTTTGCCACCAAACCCGAGGGATTGCATCAGGCTACCCCAGCCTGCAACCGCGATCGCAACTGGCTGACGACCGCTAAACTCGTTTGTTTGCTCCCCCCTACCCCCGATCAAGCAGAGGCAGAGTTACAGCGACTCAAGTACAGTCGGGCTGAATTGCGAGCCGTGATGGTGGTTCTGAAGTACCTGCCCCGATTGTTGTCCCCTGGGGCAGTATTGACCTTGCGAGATCAGTATTACTTCTTTCAAGAGATCGGGCCGGTGTTTCCCACCTTGGCGGTGTTGGCCGTTGCGTTGGGAATGCCCTTGGCAGCGATCGCGCCTCTGGGACAGCGGTTCTTAACCCTCAGTGATCCCGTTGCCCACCCCGTCTCTCTGGTCACTGGACAGCAACTGATGACGGGGTTAGACCTACCGCCGGGTCCTCTGATTGGCAAGTTACTGTCTGCCTTACAATTGGCGCAAGCAGAGGGCACGATTACGACACCTGATGCTGCCTTAGAACTGGCTGCTCAACTGTTACAGGCAGGAACCTTAGGAGCCAGGGATGGCAAGGAGGGACGATGA
- a CDS encoding heavy metal translocating P-type ATPase — protein sequence MLVIEDIEVSTTTVISEPHQVSQLQKTHYQVLHWAPGRFRIRVPRLLNDVDYASKLQYLVESLHRVTDVRINAMASSLVVEYEDGAVTIDTIQEQIFTAIQRASTLDLAEIPAMVQEKPTVHEIDYWERLGLPGLGLVLSLGAIAGLPIPSIVIAGVVFAGALPVFKRAWEAIQEEKQLTIDFLDGLAISLHTLQGHYFAPSFMLGLVEGGELIRDLTARGTERASLDLLDCLGKYALVERDGQEIQIPVKDVIEGDHVIVYPGDQIPVDGYVLRGTGLIDQCKLTGESVPVERSEGDEVFASTLVVDGNLCILVERTGNNTRAGVIVSLMQSAPVHDTRVENYAATVANQAVIPTLLIGTGVGLFSGDLNRAIALLTLDLGTGIRVSVPTTILSALTYAARNGVLIRSGRAIEILARIETVVFDKTGTLTVGHAGVTDIKVMDDRFAGSEILALAATAEQGLTHPVAEAIVRQARESQLELKSCEEWEYKVGLGVVAKIDGMRIQVGSSRFMTQEQIDLQVFEQRYPEALTGSCSLVYIAGDGRLLGVVMYSDPPRAESKGVVKDLKQQGITPYMLSGDVTRVARAVAGELGISPNNIYAEAFPERKVEVVKSLHDSGKVVAFCGDGINDSAALAYADVSISFAGATDIARETADVVLMEDDLRGLTHAIRIAKQAMEIIWQNTAIVAVPNIGALISGIVFALDPILAVVINNGTAILAELNGLRPLLGPGGVTPLSHSLDIATLHEEEERLHSHVEMKTHAKTAPTAPQPAGEMNGGTATPEVETPMSAVVVSSPLVDETNGFPPTAEVSLEVEPVFLHGLNHSSGAEPYLSQADLAKRLGLTTQALTRQRSRQDFQEWSRNRDPEGQAWEFDQTTKAFYAIGNGGVIAPPSEEKQVSLV from the coding sequence ATGCTAGTCATAGAGGACATTGAAGTATCCACTACAACCGTAATCTCTGAGCCTCATCAGGTCTCTCAGCTCCAGAAAACTCATTATCAAGTTCTCCACTGGGCACCAGGACGCTTTCGCATCCGTGTTCCCCGCCTGCTGAATGATGTAGATTATGCTAGTAAGTTGCAATATCTCGTAGAGTCACTGCATCGGGTTACCGATGTCCGCATTAACGCCATGGCTAGCTCCCTGGTGGTTGAGTATGAGGACGGTGCAGTTACCATCGACACCATTCAAGAGCAGATCTTTACCGCAATTCAACGGGCTTCGACCCTGGATCTGGCTGAGATCCCGGCGATGGTTCAGGAGAAACCTACGGTTCATGAAATTGACTACTGGGAACGACTCGGCTTGCCTGGTTTGGGGTTGGTTCTCAGCCTGGGGGCGATCGCGGGTTTGCCCATTCCTAGCATCGTGATTGCAGGCGTGGTGTTCGCTGGGGCATTACCGGTGTTTAAGCGGGCCTGGGAAGCAATCCAAGAGGAAAAGCAGCTGACCATTGACTTCCTAGATGGTCTGGCAATTTCACTCCACACCTTGCAAGGACACTATTTTGCCCCCTCTTTCATGTTGGGCTTAGTGGAAGGGGGAGAGTTAATTCGGGATCTAACCGCCCGAGGAACGGAACGAGCTTCCTTGGACTTGCTGGACTGCCTTGGTAAGTACGCCCTGGTCGAGCGAGATGGCCAGGAAATTCAAATCCCAGTCAAGGATGTGATAGAGGGAGATCACGTCATTGTCTACCCCGGAGATCAGATCCCCGTCGATGGCTATGTCCTCAGGGGAACTGGCCTGATTGATCAGTGCAAGCTGACGGGAGAATCGGTACCTGTGGAGCGTTCCGAGGGGGATGAAGTCTTTGCCTCGACCCTGGTAGTGGATGGCAATCTTTGCATCTTGGTGGAACGCACTGGCAACAACACTCGGGCGGGTGTGATTGTTTCCCTGATGCAGTCAGCTCCTGTCCACGATACTCGTGTCGAGAATTATGCCGCAACGGTGGCGAATCAGGCGGTGATTCCGACGCTGCTCATTGGTACTGGGGTGGGGCTGTTTAGTGGTGACCTCAATCGAGCGATCGCCCTCTTGACCCTAGACTTGGGAACTGGCATTCGGGTATCGGTACCGACCACGATTTTGTCTGCCCTCACCTATGCAGCTCGTAATGGCGTTTTGATTCGCAGTGGACGGGCAATTGAAATTCTGGCGCGCATTGAAACGGTGGTCTTTGACAAGACGGGCACCCTTACCGTTGGTCATGCTGGAGTCACCGATATTAAGGTGATGGATGATCGGTTCGCTGGCTCAGAGATTTTGGCCTTGGCAGCTACTGCGGAGCAGGGGTTAACCCACCCAGTTGCGGAAGCGATCGTGCGCCAAGCCAGGGAATCACAGCTCGAACTGAAGAGTTGCGAAGAATGGGAGTATAAAGTTGGCCTGGGAGTCGTTGCCAAAATTGATGGGATGCGGATTCAGGTTGGCAGCTCTCGGTTTATGACCCAGGAGCAGATCGATCTACAAGTCTTCGAACAACGCTATCCAGAAGCCCTGACCGGGAGTTGTTCACTGGTCTATATTGCTGGGGATGGTCGACTCCTTGGGGTGGTAATGTACAGCGATCCCCCCCGAGCTGAAAGCAAGGGTGTGGTGAAGGATCTGAAACAACAGGGGATTACCCCTTATATGCTCAGTGGGGATGTCACCCGCGTTGCCCGAGCGGTTGCCGGAGAGTTGGGTATTAGCCCCAATAATATTTATGCCGAGGCATTCCCAGAACGCAAAGTGGAAGTGGTGAAGTCCCTCCATGATTCAGGTAAGGTGGTGGCTTTCTGTGGGGATGGCATCAATGACTCGGCGGCTCTCGCCTATGCTGATGTCTCTATTTCCTTTGCGGGGGCTACAGACATTGCCCGTGAAACGGCGGATGTTGTGCTGATGGAAGATGATCTGCGAGGGTTAACCCACGCCATTCGCATTGCCAAGCAGGCGATGGAAATCATCTGGCAGAACACGGCGATCGTGGCGGTGCCAAATATTGGTGCCCTGATCTCCGGTATTGTCTTTGCCCTTGACCCTATCCTGGCAGTGGTAATCAACAATGGGACGGCGATTCTGGCAGAACTCAATGGTCTGCGACCTCTCCTTGGCCCCGGTGGTGTGACTCCCCTGAGCCACTCCTTAGATATTGCCACTTTACACGAGGAAGAAGAAAGGCTCCATAGTCATGTTGAGATGAAAACTCATGCCAAAACAGCCCCCACTGCCCCCCAACCCGCAGGGGAAATGAATGGGGGAACTGCAACCCCTGAGGTGGAAACTCCCATGAGCGCGGTGGTTGTTTCTTCCCCGCTAGTAGACGAGACCAATGGTTTTCCGCCAACTGCTGAGGTTTCCTTGGAGGTAGAACCTGTATTTCTCCATGGGTTGAACCATAGCTCTGGAGCAGAACCTTATCTCAGTCAAGCTGATCTCGCCAAACGTCTAGGATTAACCACTCAAGCCCTGACTCGGCAGCGATCGCGGCAGGATTTCCAGGAATGGAGTCGTAACCGAGATCCAGAGGGGCAGGCCTGGGAATTTGATCAAACAACTAAGGCGTTTTATGCCATTGGCAATGGAGGGGTGATCGCCCCTCCGTCTGAAGAGAAGCAGGTCTCCCTGGTTTAA
- the purU gene encoding formyltetrahydrofolate deformylase, whose amino-acid sequence MNLTTATLLISCPDQRGLVAKIANFIYANGGNIIHADHHTDFTSGLFLTRIEWQLDGFNLPRELIGPAFHAIAQPLAASWQLHFSDAVPRLAIWVSRQDHCLFDLIWRQRSGELQAEISLIISNHPDLKELADRFEIDYYYLPVTHENKLAQEARELELLQTYKIDLVVLAKYMQVLSPHFVQQFSHVINIHHSFLPAFPGANPYQRAYERGVKIIGATAHYVTVDLDEGPIIEQDVVRVNHRDTVADLIRKGKDLERVVLARAVRLHLQNRVLVYGNRTVVFG is encoded by the coding sequence ATGAATCTCACCACCGCAACCCTGCTAATTTCCTGCCCGGATCAGCGGGGACTCGTTGCCAAGATTGCTAATTTTATCTATGCCAATGGCGGCAATATTATCCATGCCGACCATCACACTGACTTTACCAGCGGACTGTTTCTCACCCGGATTGAATGGCAGCTCGATGGCTTTAACTTACCCCGCGAGCTGATTGGACCAGCCTTTCATGCCATTGCCCAACCCTTAGCAGCCAGTTGGCAATTGCACTTTTCCGATGCGGTGCCACGGTTGGCAATTTGGGTGAGCCGTCAAGATCATTGCCTCTTTGATCTGATTTGGCGGCAGAGATCGGGGGAGTTACAGGCAGAAATTTCCCTCATTATTAGCAACCATCCCGATCTCAAGGAACTGGCGGATCGATTTGAGATTGACTATTACTATCTCCCAGTGACCCACGAGAATAAATTGGCGCAAGAAGCAAGGGAATTAGAACTGCTGCAAACCTATAAAATTGATCTAGTGGTGTTGGCAAAATATATGCAGGTTTTGAGTCCTCATTTTGTGCAGCAATTCTCCCATGTAATTAACATTCACCACTCTTTTCTCCCTGCTTTTCCGGGCGCTAACCCCTACCAACGAGCCTACGAGCGGGGGGTGAAGATTATTGGTGCCACTGCCCACTATGTGACGGTCGATCTAGACGAAGGGCCGATTATTGAGCAGGATGTGGTGCGGGTGAACCATCGAGATACGGTTGCCGATCTAATTCGGAAAGGCAAAGATCTAGAACGAGTGGTATTAGCTAGAGCGGTGCGTCTACACCTGCAAAATCGTGTGTTGGTCTACGGCAATCGCACCGTTGTCTTTGGGTAA
- a CDS encoding Ycf34 family protein — translation MCICINCQYVDRCTTYHAVEAQHQQPHLTEIPDFEAIEPTINVNIQTQSDEIQMEWDVVGCLSFTPDLGRWSRLRPGELVPT, via the coding sequence ATGTGTATCTGCATCAACTGCCAGTACGTCGATCGCTGCACAACCTACCATGCAGTGGAAGCTCAGCATCAGCAACCCCATCTCACCGAAATCCCTGATTTTGAAGCAATTGAACCCACCATCAATGTCAATATTCAGACTCAGTCCGATGAAATCCAGATGGAATGGGATGTCGTAGGTTGTCTGAGTTTTACACCCGATCTAGGACGCTGGTCGCGACTTCGTCCCGGAGAACTCGTTCCCACCTGA